The proteins below come from a single Nocardioides eburneiflavus genomic window:
- a CDS encoding vWA domain-containing protein, with the protein MTERPGARLARRPLHFFLLLDCSGSMASRGKMTALNTAVREVLPHLAETSYGNPHAEVSVRVVAFSTGAHWHVEAPTHPDELVWRDLEAGGYTDLGAAIDLLGTALTVPPMEDRALPPAVVLVSDGMPTDDFESAMARLLTLPWGARAVRMAVAIGQDADYGTLAAFIADPALEPVTASNPEQLLMALRWATVHVARAASSLAPAAPPPVHVTAWSADSGEETVW; encoded by the coding sequence ATGACGGAGCGTCCGGGTGCCCGGCTCGCCCGCCGGCCCTTGCACTTCTTCCTCCTGCTCGACTGCTCGGGCTCGATGGCCTCGCGTGGGAAGATGACGGCGCTCAACACGGCCGTGCGCGAGGTGCTGCCACACCTGGCCGAGACGTCGTACGGCAACCCGCACGCCGAGGTGTCGGTGCGGGTGGTGGCGTTCTCGACCGGCGCCCACTGGCACGTCGAGGCGCCGACGCACCCCGACGAGCTGGTGTGGCGTGACCTCGAGGCCGGGGGCTACACCGACCTCGGCGCGGCCATCGACCTGCTCGGGACGGCCCTCACCGTTCCGCCCATGGAGGACCGCGCCCTCCCGCCCGCCGTCGTCCTGGTCTCCGACGGGATGCCGACCGACGACTTCGAGTCGGCGATGGCGCGGCTGCTGACGCTGCCGTGGGGGGCTCGGGCGGTGCGGATGGCGGTGGCGATCGGCCAGGACGCCGACTACGGGACGCTGGCCGCCTTCATCGCCGACCCCGCGCTGGAGCCTGTCACCGCGTCGAACCCCGAGCAGCTCCTGATGGCGCTGCGCTGGGCCACGGTGCACGTTGCCCGTGCCGCCTCGTCGCTCGCACCCGCCGCCCCTCCGCCCGTGCACGTCACCGCCTGGTCGGCCGATTCCGGTGAGGAGACGGTGTGGTGA
- a CDS encoding FHA domain-containing protein, whose product MGEVPESPRAAAVRRQLIDLVRSQGPGLLDDSRRVRAMLADAVAGATAEANLIALALASGVPARLRDAERDPRGPASAMDAIAQDLHRGSSVQPADAIWAVESIAASLGMLTMSAAPSRAGAQAANPPSPAPAPGSGPGPNDLVIRVGERQHVAPASTVVTIGRDPDCTITVDSPAVSRLHARVSYGPGGWELHDEGSTQGSFVNGVAVTTAALRGDTTVTLGQGEHAVVVRFAPFGEAMTRAPQRPRPAQATELPGARPGGALAGGAPATELGGGGPAGPPLTVTLNGTTRTLRPGSSLTIGREDDNDLVAPQTTVSRHHARIEHAGGAWRLNDLGSTSGTWLNGTRLTAPATLSGRQDFVLGDAGSGDRLRTETARNGSEGVRPTGRTAVRTVGSRRRLAVAGAVALVLALVVSGLGLWWFLGGTPEPEGPDPAPAPEAVTVSRDDLARATVQLSTDSGRGSGVVIDSEQGLILTNAHVAAPSAPGLGVFLGEFSDDQDPNPDEIRVDVSDGLDESAEPRFWAELVAVDGYLDVAVIRVRSKLSGAPAEEDDLDQLTEVPLGDSDELGTSDEISFYGYPAASESSAPTFTTGVVSGPVQDERLDQFRAVINTTADLSPGNSGGPAVDESGHVVGVATWRTFNDRGETAFSRIRPINLAKPVIDAALAGETYRSPWARRGPRSARMPFWDYGAPGTRGAVDEECRDAGPGASPTTINMDYKGFPRGERHTDVMATLSVPSGGDWVPVAWSSSPYPTRLPPKGCLSLTFSEDVVPGTYRLRIGVGGDLRVVIDMADFTIE is encoded by the coding sequence ATGGGTGAGGTTCCGGAGTCCCCACGCGCGGCTGCGGTTCGCCGCCAGCTCATCGACCTGGTGCGGAGCCAGGGCCCCGGTCTCCTCGACGACAGCAGGCGCGTCCGCGCCATGCTCGCGGACGCCGTGGCCGGGGCGACCGCCGAGGCCAACCTGATCGCCCTGGCGCTCGCCTCGGGAGTGCCCGCGCGACTCCGCGACGCCGAGCGGGATCCACGTGGCCCGGCATCGGCGATGGATGCGATCGCCCAGGACCTCCATCGTGGCAGCTCGGTGCAGCCCGCCGACGCCATCTGGGCCGTGGAGTCGATCGCCGCCTCCCTCGGGATGCTGACCATGTCCGCCGCACCGTCCCGGGCCGGCGCCCAGGCGGCGAACCCCCCGAGCCCGGCGCCCGCGCCTGGGTCGGGGCCGGGACCGAACGACCTGGTGATCCGGGTGGGCGAGCGACAGCACGTCGCGCCGGCGAGCACGGTGGTCACCATCGGGCGCGACCCCGACTGCACGATCACCGTGGACAGCCCGGCAGTGAGCCGCCTGCACGCCCGGGTCTCGTACGGTCCGGGTGGGTGGGAGCTCCACGACGAGGGCTCGACCCAGGGCAGCTTCGTCAACGGGGTCGCTGTCACCACGGCCGCCCTGCGCGGCGACACCACCGTGACCCTCGGCCAGGGTGAGCACGCCGTCGTCGTCCGGTTCGCCCCGTTCGGTGAGGCGATGACCCGTGCCCCGCAGCGACCCCGGCCTGCACAGGCGACCGAGCTCCCCGGTGCGCGACCCGGCGGCGCACTGGCCGGGGGCGCACCTGCCACCGAGCTCGGCGGGGGCGGTCCCGCGGGTCCGCCGCTGACGGTCACCCTCAACGGCACGACCCGCACGCTGCGTCCCGGCAGCAGTCTGACGATCGGCCGCGAGGACGACAACGACCTCGTCGCGCCACAGACCACCGTGTCGCGACACCACGCCCGCATCGAGCACGCAGGCGGTGCCTGGCGCCTGAACGACCTCGGATCGACCTCCGGCACCTGGCTCAACGGCACACGGCTCACCGCGCCCGCGACGCTGTCGGGGCGCCAGGACTTCGTCCTCGGCGATGCGGGCAGCGGTGACCGTCTCCGCACCGAGACGGCACGCAACGGCTCGGAGGGCGTACGTCCGACCGGGCGCACCGCGGTCCGGACCGTCGGCAGCCGGCGCCGGCTCGCGGTCGCAGGTGCCGTCGCGCTCGTGCTCGCGCTGGTGGTCAGCGGGCTGGGCCTGTGGTGGTTCCTCGGAGGCACGCCGGAACCGGAGGGTCCCGACCCCGCGCCCGCGCCCGAGGCCGTGACCGTCTCGCGCGACGACCTCGCCCGCGCGACGGTCCAGCTGTCCACCGACAGCGGGCGTGGCTCCGGCGTGGTGATCGACAGCGAGCAGGGACTGATCCTCACCAACGCACACGTGGCAGCCCCGTCCGCGCCGGGTCTCGGGGTGTTCCTCGGCGAGTTCTCCGACGACCAGGACCCCAACCCGGACGAGATCCGCGTCGACGTCTCCGACGGCCTCGACGAGTCCGCCGAGCCGCGCTTCTGGGCCGAGCTCGTCGCGGTCGACGGCTACCTCGACGTCGCAGTGATCCGGGTCCGCAGCAAGCTCTCCGGAGCCCCGGCCGAGGAGGACGACCTCGACCAGCTGACGGAGGTCCCGCTCGGCGACTCCGACGAGCTCGGCACCTCCGACGAGATCTCGTTCTACGGCTACCCGGCGGCGAGCGAGTCGTCCGCTCCGACCTTCACCACCGGGGTGGTGTCCGGCCCGGTCCAGGACGAGCGGCTCGACCAGTTCCGGGCCGTCATCAACACCACGGCCGACCTGTCGCCGGGCAACTCCGGAGGACCGGCCGTGGACGAGTCGGGGCACGTCGTCGGAGTCGCCACGTGGCGCACCTTCAACGACCGCGGGGAGACCGCCTTCTCCCGGATCCGCCCCATCAACCTGGCGAAGCCGGTGATCGACGCCGCCCTGGCCGGGGAGACGTACCGGTCGCCGTGGGCCCGGCGCGGACCTCGATCGGCGAGGATGCCGTTCTGGGACTACGGGGCGCCTGGGACCCGGGGCGCCGTCGACGAGGAATGTCGCGACGCCGGTCCCGGGGCCTCCCCGACCACCATCAACATGGACTACAAGGGCTTCCCTCGCGGGGAGAGGCACACCGACGTGATGGCCACGCTCTCCGTCCCGTCGGGTGGGGACTGGGTCCCGGTGGCCTGGAGCTCCTCGCCCTACCCGACCAGGCTGCCACCCAAGGGCTGCTTGTCGCTCACGTTCAGCGAGGACGTCGTCCCCGGCACCTACCGGCTGCGGATCGGGGTGGGTGGCGACCTGCGGGTCGTGATCGACATGGCCGACTTCACCATCGAGTGA
- a CDS encoding FtsK/SpoIIIE domain-containing protein, protein MVTGEGAPRLRVEIEASRPGVAARRLAVTAPAEASTGTVLDVLGAHLGLVGAAGAVQARSLISGAWLDRSSPIGLTGLLRGERLSLVVGLAPGEPPRPLTRWPGWRTDTTATTDGRIPVNRPPRTVRPEPAATVHVPSRNRVRKPRRFPLAAMLVPLLMGLVLVVFLRRWEIALFSLFSPVMVVWNHLEERRAHQDEVSEFGRSYDDAVAATFEQVRAATADWTAWMHKHHPAPGEVTDVVRTAGDRLWERVPGDPDFLHVRLGTASRRAPVTLRDDQAGAGPRTDRPDYEAAAGTEAVPAHVDLAAAGVLAVHGDDGDLDRVGDWILAQVTALHSPADVVVAGALSDASTREWWQWLPHLATDLLPCSPVAADRRSADALLEAVADLGAARRAARDSRRRTTGSGATLLVVVDDRLGPDPSLLRAVCEHVGEGICVVWLGRDARSVPTSAPVVLAVEKGGARAELVDHTGGSRLDVTPDRVGHSTALDLSTSLAALRDAADARQARSLPERLSLEDLVPDLASPAAIRRRWESAPVNRLVARLGVSTDGPVELDLGPEGSHALVGGTTGAGKSELLQTMVASLAAEYPPSRVGFLLVDYKGGAAFKDAQRLPHCVGVVTDLDEHLTRRVLQALDAEIRRREELLAGAGARDLTELRAHIGEEAPEDLLIVVDEFATLAKEIPEFVEGVVDIAARGRSLGLRLVLATQRPAGVINDRIRANVGVRVALRLNDEADSHDVIGQPEAAHVPRTLPGRAYLKVHRHVIELQSAYVGGEARTGVAAAIQVHDLDGAVAVATDRDEGGTTVLEAVVDATLKVAQLGRWRPPHVPWLPPLPAAVPAATLSARAPTGPWSAVLGLADLPRRQSQPVVTFDLARHQGLLVFGTSRSGKTTALRTLAAGMVEGTGPEHLQLYGLDFAGHGLHVLEGAPHCGGVVGPDDPGRVDRLLNRLGRLVEERKRAMASAGLTGFDDLARAWATPVPRVVVLLDGYGGAASALERLDGGRLLKKLERLVADGPSVGVHFLITADRRAAVPSALVSVLTTRLVLRMAEREEYALLGLDSSAVRAVRLPPGRGFIQGSTEVQVAVLASGDSDVEHRAILDVAERARSRWPDRTPPLAPMPPSVGTCELPDPVTPWVLPFAIGDAEVAPVALDLSDAHALVAGPPRSGRTTVLDGLAVAARRAPSPVSLVRIASRRRHDPEPLAWDVGPVDAHDSGELTRALATVSALASQSRPVLCLVDDADALPDSASSALADLARRGRDELVRVVAAVDNRWAARAYGGVVPEVRKSKLGVLLAPEVELDGDLVGVRLRTPLERLGPPGRGYLVQHGVTELVQVAQFDDDGANDREGPSAPVGALGT, encoded by the coding sequence GTGGTGACCGGCGAGGGCGCACCACGGCTGCGGGTCGAGATCGAGGCCTCGCGCCCCGGCGTGGCGGCACGTCGCCTCGCGGTCACCGCACCCGCCGAGGCGTCGACCGGCACCGTGCTCGACGTCCTCGGCGCCCACCTCGGCCTCGTCGGCGCCGCCGGGGCCGTCCAGGCGCGGTCCCTCATCAGCGGCGCCTGGCTCGACCGGTCCTCACCGATCGGTTTGACCGGCCTCCTGCGCGGAGAGCGGTTGAGCCTCGTGGTGGGACTGGCCCCCGGCGAGCCGCCTCGGCCGCTGACCCGGTGGCCGGGCTGGCGTACGGACACGACGGCGACCACCGACGGACGCATCCCTGTCAACCGCCCTCCCCGTACGGTGCGCCCCGAACCGGCCGCGACCGTCCACGTGCCGTCCCGCAACCGGGTGCGCAAGCCCCGGCGGTTCCCGCTGGCCGCCATGCTCGTCCCGCTCCTGATGGGCCTGGTGCTGGTCGTGTTCCTGCGCCGGTGGGAGATCGCGCTCTTCTCGCTGTTCTCCCCCGTCATGGTCGTGTGGAACCACCTCGAGGAGCGCCGCGCCCACCAGGACGAGGTGTCCGAGTTCGGCCGCTCGTACGACGACGCGGTCGCCGCCACCTTCGAGCAGGTCCGGGCGGCCACCGCCGACTGGACCGCGTGGATGCACAAGCACCATCCCGCGCCGGGTGAGGTGACCGACGTGGTGCGTACGGCCGGCGACCGCCTGTGGGAACGAGTTCCGGGGGACCCGGACTTCCTCCACGTCCGGCTCGGCACGGCGTCGCGCCGGGCGCCCGTGACCCTCCGTGACGACCAGGCCGGGGCCGGCCCGCGCACCGACCGGCCGGACTACGAGGCGGCCGCCGGCACCGAGGCGGTGCCTGCCCACGTCGACCTGGCGGCCGCCGGCGTGCTGGCGGTCCACGGCGACGACGGCGACCTCGACCGCGTCGGCGACTGGATCCTCGCGCAGGTCACCGCGCTGCACAGTCCTGCCGACGTGGTGGTGGCCGGGGCGCTGTCGGACGCGTCGACCCGCGAGTGGTGGCAGTGGCTCCCCCACCTCGCCACCGACCTGCTCCCCTGCTCGCCCGTGGCCGCCGACCGCCGCAGCGCCGATGCGCTCCTCGAGGCCGTCGCCGATCTCGGCGCCGCCCGGCGAGCGGCGCGCGACTCCCGGCGCCGTACGACCGGGTCCGGCGCGACGCTCCTCGTGGTGGTCGACGACCGGCTCGGCCCCGACCCGTCCCTGCTGCGGGCGGTGTGCGAGCACGTGGGCGAGGGGATCTGCGTGGTGTGGCTGGGGCGGGACGCCCGATCGGTGCCGACCAGCGCCCCTGTGGTGCTGGCTGTCGAGAAGGGAGGTGCCCGCGCCGAGCTGGTGGACCACACCGGCGGCAGCCGGCTCGACGTGACGCCGGACCGGGTCGGACACAGCACCGCCCTCGACCTCTCCACCTCCCTCGCGGCCCTGCGCGACGCCGCAGACGCCCGGCAGGCGCGGTCGCTTCCCGAGCGCCTGTCGCTCGAGGACCTCGTCCCCGACCTCGCGTCGCCGGCGGCCATACGGCGGCGGTGGGAGTCGGCGCCCGTCAACCGGCTCGTCGCCCGGCTCGGGGTCTCCACCGATGGCCCGGTGGAGCTCGACCTCGGTCCCGAGGGGTCGCACGCGCTGGTGGGCGGCACCACCGGCGCCGGCAAGAGCGAGCTGCTGCAGACGATGGTGGCGTCGCTGGCGGCGGAGTACCCGCCGAGTCGCGTCGGCTTCCTCCTGGTCGACTACAAGGGAGGCGCCGCCTTCAAGGACGCGCAACGGTTGCCGCACTGCGTCGGTGTCGTCACCGACCTCGACGAGCACCTGACCCGACGGGTCCTCCAGGCCCTGGACGCCGAGATCCGCCGACGCGAGGAGCTGCTGGCCGGCGCCGGCGCCCGTGACCTCACCGAGCTGCGCGCACACATCGGCGAGGAGGCCCCGGAGGACCTCCTCATCGTGGTCGACGAGTTCGCCACCCTCGCCAAGGAGATCCCCGAGTTCGTCGAGGGCGTGGTCGACATCGCTGCCCGTGGACGATCCCTCGGGCTCCGGCTGGTCCTGGCCACACAGCGGCCGGCCGGCGTGATCAACGACCGCATCCGCGCCAACGTCGGGGTGCGGGTGGCGTTGCGCCTCAACGACGAGGCCGACAGCCACGACGTCATCGGGCAGCCCGAGGCCGCCCACGTGCCACGCACCCTCCCCGGGCGTGCGTACCTGAAGGTCCACCGCCACGTCATCGAGCTCCAGAGCGCCTACGTGGGGGGCGAGGCCAGGACCGGTGTCGCGGCAGCCATCCAGGTGCACGACCTCGACGGCGCCGTCGCCGTCGCGACGGACCGCGACGAGGGCGGCACGACGGTCCTCGAAGCCGTGGTCGACGCCACCCTCAAGGTCGCCCAGCTCGGCCGATGGCGTCCCCCGCACGTCCCATGGCTGCCCCCCCTCCCCGCTGCCGTGCCTGCCGCGACCCTCAGCGCCCGGGCGCCGACGGGACCGTGGAGCGCCGTGCTCGGACTGGCCGACCTGCCCAGGAGGCAGTCCCAGCCCGTCGTCACCTTCGACCTGGCCAGGCACCAGGGCCTCCTGGTCTTCGGCACCTCCCGCAGTGGCAAGACCACCGCGCTCCGGACGCTTGCCGCAGGGATGGTCGAGGGCACGGGACCCGAGCACCTCCAGCTCTACGGGCTCGACTTCGCCGGCCACGGCCTCCACGTGCTGGAGGGCGCACCCCACTGCGGCGGCGTGGTGGGTCCGGACGACCCGGGCCGGGTGGACCGCCTCCTCAACCGGCTCGGTCGACTGGTCGAGGAGCGCAAGCGGGCCATGGCCTCGGCCGGGCTCACCGGGTTCGACGACCTCGCACGAGCGTGGGCGACCCCGGTGCCCCGGGTGGTCGTGCTGCTCGACGGGTACGGCGGGGCGGCGTCCGCACTCGAGCGCCTCGACGGCGGACGCCTGCTGAAGAAGCTCGAGCGACTCGTCGCCGACGGGCCGTCGGTGGGTGTGCACTTCCTCATCACCGCGGACCGCCGGGCGGCCGTGCCCAGCGCTCTCGTCAGCGTGCTCACCACCCGGCTCGTCCTCCGCATGGCAGAGCGGGAGGAGTACGCCTTGCTCGGCCTCGACAGCTCCGCCGTCCGCGCCGTACGGCTGCCCCCGGGCCGCGGCTTCATCCAGGGGTCCACCGAGGTGCAGGTCGCGGTGCTCGCCTCGGGAGACTCCGACGTCGAGCACCGGGCGATCCTCGACGTCGCCGAGCGCGCCCGCTCACGGTGGCCGGACCGCACCCCACCCCTCGCCCCCATGCCACCCAGCGTCGGCACCTGCGAGCTGCCCGACCCCGTCACCCCGTGGGTGCTCCCGTTCGCCATCGGGGACGCCGAGGTCGCGCCGGTCGCCCTGGACCTCTCCGACGCGCACGCACTGGTCGCCGGACCGCCGCGCAGCGGACGTACGACCGTGCTGGACGGGCTCGCCGTCGCGGCGCGGCGAGCCCCGTCCCCGGTCTCCCTCGTCCGCATCGCCTCACGCCGCCGCCACGACCCGGAGCCCCTGGCCTGGGACGTGGGACCCGTGGACGCCCACGACAGCGGCGAGCTCACCCGCGCCCTCGCGACGGTCTCCGCACTCGCCTCCCAGAGCCGGCCGGTCCTCTGCCTCGTGGACGACGCCGACGCCCTGCCCGACAGTGCCTCGTCCGCCCTCGCTGACCTGGCGCGTCGCGGCCGCGACGAGCTCGTGAGGGTGGTGGCCGCTGTCGACAACCGGTGGGCGGCGCGGGCGTACGGCGGGGTGGTGCCCGAGGTCAGGAAGTCCAAGCTGGGCGTGCTCCTCGCGCCGGAGGTCGAGCTCGACGGCGACCTCGTCGGCGTCCGGCTCCGCACGCCTCTCGAGCGGCTCGGCCCACCCGGGAGGGGGTATCTCGTCCAGCACGGGGTGACCGAGCTGGTCCAAGTCGCCCAATTTGATGACGACGGCGCGAACGATCGAGAGGGACCCTCGGCACCAGTGGGAGCACTCGGGACCTAG
- a CDS encoding WXG100 family type VII secretion target, with protein sequence MARIGGELEQLVTLRGVFDREAGSVDELTRSIRGQLASTTWEGPAADRFRQMWDGEFEPSLSKLRTALQDAAMEVSRRREALMQAGS encoded by the coding sequence ATGGCACGCATCGGTGGAGAGCTCGAGCAACTGGTCACCCTGCGCGGCGTCTTCGACCGCGAAGCGGGATCGGTCGACGAGCTGACGCGCAGCATCCGGGGCCAGCTGGCCTCGACGACGTGGGAGGGCCCGGCCGCGGACCGCTTCCGCCAGATGTGGGACGGCGAGTTCGAGCCGAGCCTCTCCAAGCTCCGCACGGCCCTCCAGGACGCCGCGATGGAGGTCTCGCGCCGCCGCGAGGCACTGATGCAGGCAGGCAGCTGA
- a CDS encoding vWA domain-containing protein, giving the protein MTFRPGARLAGRPLHFIFLLDASGSMSVDGKIDALNQAIRDALPHLRELASQNPFVEIMVRAVAFSDGARWHIADPSPIHDVSWPPVVAGGYTDLGAALVKVAEVLTVPPMEARAFPPVLVVVSDGRPTDDFEAGLDRLMAEPWGRRAVRLAIAIGADADLDVLARFIGDPDIPPFTANDPEQLAYLVRFVSTAASQLASSPAGAESSRVIPAPDVPVAADGSLLVW; this is encoded by the coding sequence ATGACCTTCCGCCCCGGAGCCCGCCTCGCCGGCCGGCCACTGCACTTCATCTTCCTGCTCGACGCGTCGGGCTCGATGTCCGTCGACGGCAAGATCGACGCGCTCAACCAGGCGATCCGTGACGCCCTCCCCCACCTGCGCGAGCTCGCGTCGCAGAACCCGTTCGTCGAGATCATGGTCCGGGCCGTGGCGTTCTCCGACGGTGCGCGCTGGCACATCGCAGATCCGTCACCGATCCACGACGTGTCCTGGCCGCCCGTCGTGGCCGGCGGCTACACCGACCTCGGGGCCGCCCTGGTGAAGGTGGCGGAGGTGCTGACCGTTCCCCCGATGGAGGCGCGGGCGTTCCCACCGGTCCTGGTGGTCGTCTCGGACGGACGGCCCACCGACGACTTCGAGGCGGGACTGGACCGGCTGATGGCCGAGCCGTGGGGGCGGCGCGCGGTGCGGCTGGCCATCGCCATCGGCGCCGACGCCGATCTCGACGTGCTCGCCCGCTTCATCGGGGACCCCGACATCCCGCCCTTCACCGCAAACGACCCCGAGCAGCTCGCCTATCTCGTCAGGTTCGTGTCCACCGCGGCGTCCCAGCTGGCGTCCTCGCCCGCGGGGGCCGAGTCGTCGCGCGTGATCCCCGCCCCCGACGTGCCCGTGGCCGCCGACGGAAGCCTGCTGGTGTGGTGA
- a CDS encoding PP2C family serine/threonine-protein phosphatase, producing the protein MSGAATTGTSAWRAVSASRRGSAHGEGVPNQDAVQVRRVAGAHGDVWVVAVADGHGGARYVRSDVGARTAVDVAVRQVAEALSDRDDPPAVLREVVPRIVEEWRTQVAADARDRPLTDDERARGSDGSATAYGATLLVAVVGGHGVAVAQVGDGDALVRSHGFATRPVPGDDRLVAGETTSMCLESAVDDFRYAVVPDSAEPDLVLLSTDGYGNSFAQADWWHGLVDDLADFVVRSGFDRVADELPGWLEESARVGGDDVSAVLLVRDSLSDDRVATPPRTRELSTVPDEALPATAAPPGRRRRAGLVAVIAAAAAVLGVVATLFLLGPGRSEAPPVEPAEPTTSVTSTTPDGTPTVEGTGRSDQGRKKDTRPDGPKDTQKKDGKGGDTGKDEPARPLSGQE; encoded by the coding sequence GTGAGCGGCGCGGCGACCACGGGGACCAGCGCCTGGCGAGCCGTCAGCGCCTCACGGCGCGGGTCCGCCCACGGCGAGGGCGTGCCCAACCAGGACGCCGTCCAGGTCCGGCGCGTCGCCGGCGCGCACGGCGACGTCTGGGTGGTCGCCGTCGCCGACGGCCACGGTGGCGCCCGCTACGTACGCTCCGACGTCGGCGCCCGGACGGCCGTGGACGTCGCGGTCCGGCAGGTGGCCGAGGCGCTGTCCGACCGGGACGATCCCCCCGCCGTCCTGCGCGAGGTCGTGCCTCGCATCGTCGAGGAGTGGCGGACGCAGGTCGCCGCCGATGCCCGTGATCGTCCGCTCACCGACGACGAGCGCGCTCGTGGCAGCGACGGGAGCGCGACGGCGTACGGCGCCACCCTGCTCGTCGCGGTCGTCGGCGGGCACGGGGTGGCCGTCGCACAGGTCGGTGACGGCGACGCCCTCGTGCGCAGCCACGGCTTCGCCACCCGGCCGGTCCCCGGCGACGACCGGCTCGTCGCCGGCGAGACCACCAGCATGTGCCTGGAGTCCGCCGTCGACGACTTCCGGTACGCCGTGGTGCCCGACAGCGCGGAGCCCGACCTGGTGCTGCTCTCGACCGACGGCTACGGCAACTCCTTCGCCCAGGCCGACTGGTGGCACGGCCTCGTCGACGACCTGGCCGACTTCGTGGTCCGGTCCGGCTTCGACCGCGTCGCCGACGAGCTGCCCGGGTGGCTGGAGGAGTCGGCGCGCGTGGGTGGGGACGACGTGTCGGCGGTGCTGCTGGTGCGCGACTCCCTCTCCGACGACCGTGTGGCGACCCCGCCGCGCACGCGCGAGCTCTCCACGGTCCCGGACGAGGCATTGCCTGCAACCGCTGCGCCGCCCGGGCGACGGCGACGCGCCGGCCTCGTCGCCGTCATCGCTGCGGCGGCCGCGGTGCTCGGCGTCGTGGCCACGCTGTTCCTGCTCGGTCCCGGGCGATCGGAGGCACCCCCCGTCGAGCCCGCCGAACCGACCACGTCGGTGACGTCCACCACGCCCGACGGGACGCCCACGGTCGAGGGGACCGGTAGATCCGACCAGGGCCGCAAGAAGGACACGCGCCCCGACGGGCCGAAGGACACGCAGAAGAAGGACGGGAAGGGCGGCGACACGGGCAAGGACGAGCCGGCGAGGCCGCTCTCCGGCCAGGAGTGA
- a CDS encoding protein kinase domain-containing protein: protein MLSVGTELDLPRHGSRWRVGSLLGEGGQGAVFSLDPVDGEGPSLALKWYRAEAAHPEQHAALVRLAQLPAPSAAFLWPVEVISGPDGGFGYVMPLRPAGHVPVAELLTGRVDAPFSTVTRLCMGLADSFLQLHAQGLCYRDISLGNVFFDPVSGDPLVCDNDNVGIDGRDQARVLGTSRFMAPEVVVGDALPSTGTDLYSLSVLIFYLLMFHHPLQGRRELEHACFDRDVERQLFGTEPLFVFDPDDNSNAPDPVVHGAVLQYWPLYPRYLRDDFTRAFTVGLREPSRRVREGVWRSHLSRLLDGIVVCACGRENLTDDGVPMGSCWSCGVALPPPVRLRFGPRVLVLNAGTRVTGHHLRRDYAHDDTVAEVVVHPSRPDLWGLRNHTTTTWSVAAPDGSAQEVGPGRSIGLLPGATLQIGGVTATIEA from the coding sequence GTGCTGTCCGTGGGCACCGAGCTCGACCTCCCGCGGCACGGCAGTCGCTGGCGCGTCGGCTCGTTGCTCGGCGAGGGCGGCCAGGGGGCGGTGTTCTCCCTCGACCCCGTGGACGGCGAGGGCCCGAGCCTGGCACTGAAGTGGTACCGCGCCGAGGCCGCCCATCCCGAGCAGCACGCCGCGCTCGTACGCCTCGCACAGCTGCCGGCACCGTCCGCGGCGTTCCTGTGGCCGGTGGAGGTCATCTCCGGACCGGACGGCGGGTTCGGCTACGTGATGCCGCTGCGCCCGGCCGGGCACGTCCCGGTCGCCGAGCTGCTGACCGGACGGGTGGACGCGCCGTTCTCGACGGTCACCCGCCTGTGCATGGGACTGGCCGACAGCTTCCTCCAGCTGCACGCCCAGGGCCTGTGCTACCGCGACATCAGCCTGGGCAACGTGTTCTTCGACCCCGTCTCGGGCGACCCGCTCGTCTGCGACAACGACAACGTCGGCATCGACGGGCGCGACCAGGCGCGGGTGCTGGGCACGTCGCGCTTCATGGCACCCGAGGTCGTGGTGGGCGACGCACTCCCCTCGACGGGCACCGACCTCTACTCGCTGTCCGTCCTGATCTTCTACCTGCTGATGTTCCACCACCCGCTCCAGGGGCGGCGCGAGCTCGAGCACGCGTGCTTCGACCGCGACGTGGAGCGGCAGCTCTTCGGCACCGAACCGCTGTTCGTCTTCGACCCCGACGACAACTCGAACGCCCCTGACCCGGTCGTCCACGGCGCGGTCCTCCAGTACTGGCCGCTCTACCCGCGCTACCTGCGCGACGACTTCACCCGTGCCTTCACCGTCGGCCTGCGCGAGCCGTCGCGCCGGGTGCGGGAGGGGGTGTGGCGCTCCCACCTCTCCCGCCTGCTCGACGGGATCGTCGTGTGCGCCTGCGGTCGCGAGAACCTCACCGACGACGGAGTGCCCATGGGGTCCTGCTGGTCGTGCGGGGTCGCCCTGCCGCCGCCGGTCCGGCTCCGGTTCGGTCCGCGGGTGCTCGTCCTCAACGCGGGCACCCGCGTCACGGGCCACCACCTGCGCCGGGACTACGCCCACGACGACACGGTCGCCGAGGTCGTCGTCCACCCCTCGCGGCCGGACCTGTGGGGCCTGCGCAACCACACGACCACCACCTGGAGCGTCGCCGCGCCCGACGGCAGCGCGCAGGAGGTCGGCCCGGGCCGGAGCATCGGGCTCCTGCCCGGGGCGACGCTGCAGATCGGCGGGGTGACCGCGACGATCGAGGCCTGA